ACCGATCACCAGACAGAGAAAGTACTCTTCGAACGAAGGTTAAAATACTAGAATACGAATTGCACAATAGAAATTGCACTATACCCAGTACGAAATGTTCCAACCCGTACAACGTTGGGtgggagggggtatttatacccccaaccttATTACATCTTTCCAGAAATGCCCCTGCGGTCCCCATGAAGGTCTAGAGATTACAACAGGGGTATTTGGTAATTTTCCTAGGTTGGACAGTCCGACTTGGATACTCCCACCCGGATCACGTGTTTTTTGCCCCTCGGGAACCTTCGGTAGCGGTCCTTGACAAGCTTCGTGTGGCGCCACCTTCATCGCTCGCCATTCTTGAGTCGCCCGCCGCACCCGAAGGTTCTTGTCATAACCTTCGAGAGTGTGGACCTCCGGGTTCTGTGATGTTCGACGACCTTTAGCGACGACCTTCGACAAGCTTCGAGGGACTTCACCTTCATCATTTTTCGCCTCCGCGCTTCCCAAAGTATTCCGGCGACTCAGGATTCCATCTTCTGGCGCCGAACCTCAACGAACTCTTCGATGCTTCATCATCTTCGAAGAACCTTCGGGTTGATGCTTCGTCATCTTCGCTGAAGCTTCGGCATAACCTTTGGGGACCTTCGCGAACCTTCGGTACTCCGTCGTGTCATGCCACCTTCGGGAGGAGGCGATCCCCAACACTATTAGATTTCATCCCTTTTTGCTAGCTATTTTGTTTTACATAATAGTTATATCAAAATTTTAACTATTCATAGATACAAGAGGTCTTGGAGATGGCTAGGACATCGCTAGATGGTAAACCAGGAAAGAAGCTTAGCTTTCATACAAGTACACGCATACATAAGCTGTGTCACATACTGCTTTAATAATTCCTTCACTACTCATCAAGGTTACAAGAATACTCCATTACAAATTGTAgatcgttttgaaaaatttagaGATTTAATTTTTGTTATGTATTTAGATAAACATTATAAttatatctagatacatagcaataATTATATTTAGATTTTTCAAAACAACATATAATTTGGAAGAGTTTGGTACAGAGGGAGTACTACCGATCGTACAGACATGGGACTAGCACCTTCGATTCAGTCGTTTGGATATATAAACAGGCATGAACACAACTCCAGCTATCTCGGGAGCACTTGTTAACTGTTGCAGCCGTACATATAATATCTTTGTTCCGATTCATTTCTTCAATGGTGGCACAAGGCATTCTAGACTGGAAAGAGTAGACAATgcttttcaaaataaaataaaaataaaatgaaagaGTAGACAACGAAAGATGATGACGCCTACTTCATGCCTTGACACCTCAAAGTCACCTTCATCAGTACAAAAAAAGTCACCTTGATTGAAAGTGCAAGTCTATAACTCCAAGTCCAGGTCAACCAAATATAAAAGCAAGTCCTTTCCTGTGTCCTGCTTTGATTTCTGCTGCAGGAAAACAAACGGCGTGCAAACTCACGGTTCCACCCTTCTGTTCCtctgaatctgaggattgcTTATGAACCCAAGTCACAGTTCCAGATCACGACTATCATAATAATGCGAATATAAAAACATGACAGTGGTGTGCCGTGAACTAGCAAACTCTTTCATATTACGTCTACTCACCAGCGTGATGATTCCTCGGATTAATCATATCAGAGCAGGTCATGACAGAAATAAAATCAAGTAGTGAGATGATCACAACAGGGCATGAAGCAGAGACAGCAATATTGTACTTCAGCGACAGCAAGTACAGATTTGTCAGTGCTAACTGCTAACACGAATCTTACCTTCCCCCCTTTCCAGGTTTTGAGGCTGTGAGCTTCACCTTGCTTGTCTGTAGTCAGGGAGGCACATATATAGTTTAGTTGTACACTTCACAGGCGGAGAACTACCTCACAGAAGCTTTGCTAGCGAAGCTCAGTTCAATCCACCCTTCTTTCCTCCTGCTCTGCCCCCTCCTCCTACCAATTTCTCAGTGAAAACCATGGCAGGAGAGATACCAATTGCATACCGCAACTCTTCGTCATCGCCAGACTGGCTCAACAAGGGCGACAACGCATGGCAGATGACATCTGCGACTTTCGTGGGCCTGCAGAGCATGCCAGGGCTGGTTATCCTCTATGGCAGCATCGTCAAGAAGAAGTGGGCCATCAACTCGGCGTTCATGGCGCTGTACGCCTTCGCGGCCGTATGGATCTGCTGGGTCATCTGGGCATACAACATGTCCTTTGGCGACAGGCTCCTGCCTTTCTGGGGGAAGGCGAGGCCTGCGCTCGGGCAGAGCTTCCTGGTGGCCCAGTCTGAGCTCACAGCCACCACCGTGCGGTACCACAACGGCTCAGTTGAGGCGGGTATGCTCCATCCTTTCTACCCAGCTGCAACCATGGTGTACTTCCAGTGCATGTTTGCCACTATCACCATCATCATCCTTGCTGGATCGCTGCTTGGGCGCATGAACATCAAGGCCTGGATGGCCTTTGTGCCGCTTTGGGTCACTTTCTCCTACACAATCTGTGCCTTCTCACTATGGGGTGGCGGCTTCCTATTCCAGTGGGGTGTCATAGATTACTCAGGCGGCTATGTCATCCACCTCTCTTCTGGCATCGCCGGCCTTACCGCTGCCTATTGGGTACACAAAACATCCCCGATTGGATTCATCATTGCATTTCTGCATCGATGGTTCTGACAACTCCTTGCACACAGGTGGGGCCAAGGTCAGCATCAGACAGGGAGCGTTTCCCTCCAAACAACATATTGCTGGTGCTAGCAGGGGCAGGGCTGCTGTGGCTTGGATGGACAGGTTTCAATGGTGGTGACCCATACTCGGCCAACATCGACTCATCCATGGCAGTGCTCAACACACATATCTGTGCGTCCACCAGCCTGCTCGTGTGGACACTCCTTGATGTATTCTTCTTCGGAAAGCCATCGGTAATTGGTGCCGTGCAGGGTATGATCACAGGTCTTGTATGCATCACCCCTGGTGCAGGTGAGTAGCCTTCCCCCCCCTCCATTGGCAACTGGACTCATTCAACCAAAACTAACTGATTAGAGCATTGCAACTTGCATTAGTACTTTATTTATTGCCATGATGACATCCTGGAAAGTAAACTAAGGAAAACAAGTGAAACACCTTCAGCAATAGGTCAGAATCTGACAAAGTCAACAAAGAATCAAGCATCTGCATCTTCTTCGTTCCAGGCTCTTAGATCCATTATTATATCCTGCAGCATTGAGCTAAACCAAAATAGTCAGGACACAGTATAGGAGCCGCCTAAACAGGCCTAAGAAAACTTTGATCCATTAACCTGCGAACGCTTGTGATGATATGATTGGGTGAGAAGTATTTAATTTGCGATCTTGTCTTCTCTGGGGTGACACTCTTGCTGCTAAGCTACCAATAAAGGGCATTGGTTGACCTAGATTTTCAAAACCAATGGCCCTTCCCTTGTTTCAAGCACTCAGATTCAAGCCACCTAACACCACTGACTGGTAATTTATCAGAAAATGGTTGGTAGTAGAAGAAACCCCTATTTTGTCCCAATTAGGACTAGCTTCACTTTGCCTCTTCATTGGCCTGAAAATTTTGTCACTTTCTTACCAAGCATCTAAAAAAAAACTGTCTGACTGACAGAAACAtggttcttttttctttttggataaaTTATTCCTGGATTTTATAGAAAGCGTAAATGAATCTTGTTACATCAGATACCAAACCGCGGGGCTTACCAGCTTACAAAACCGAACAACCAAATGACCAGCAACTCAGCTAGATAgagttacaaaaaaaaaaccgcTCTAGAACACTTTCCTTAAtctgaaaaaaagagagagaaccgCTTCCAGACATTAGATGGGACTAACCACCAGTACAAGACTACCAACCAAAAGCCTAAAACAGAAAGGCTACAAACAGAAACACAGTTTTGACCATGGAATGTCTTTCCAAAATAGTTTTCCTTCAATAGATGGCAACCTTCTTGATTTGTTTTGATATATTAGAACATGTTTTTTTTCTGGAAGTGCGcatattttaaattttcaagaCAAAATTCAGGTTCGAAAATCTATGCATGTGTGAATGAAGTTTCATGGAAGTGCACAAAAACAAGGTTATAATAGGAAAACTGACAAAGGAGACATCAAGAATTTCAGTGCAAGTTAACAATGTAGCTAAACAGGCTCAAGTAACAAACATGTGCACCAAACAGTCTCCATTATACATTTTGATTGGTTAAGTAACAAATATTCACTAGATCATTCATTCAAAAGGTCTGGTGCAAGGGTGGGCAGCTATTGTGATGGGAATTCTCTCAGGTAGCATTCCCTGGTACACCATGATGGTGCTGCACAAGAAGTGGTCTTTTATGCAGAAGATTGATGACACTCTTGGCGTCTTCCACACCCACGCAGTCGCTGGGTTCCTCGGTGGCACCACCACTGGACTTTTTGCTGAACCAGTCCTCTGCAACCTCTTCCTCTCCATCCCAGACTCGAGAGGTGCATTTTATGGTGGTGACGGTGCATCACAGTTTGGGAGGCAGATTGCTGGCGCACTCTTCGTCATTGCCTGGAACATCATTATCACTTCCATAATCTGTGTCCTTGTTAGCCTAGTCTTGCCCCTCCGAATTTCTGATGAACAGCTAATTATCGGGGACGATGCTGTACATGGCGAGGAGGCCTATGCTATATGGGCAGAAGGTGAGCTCAATGACATAACCCACCATGATGAGAGCAGACACGGTGGCATCGCCGTAGGAGTCACACAGAATGTTTGAGCATAACTTGTAACACTAGAAGtaaagaaaaaatagaagagcattttttttcttttttttttctcgaatgcaCAGGAGAGCTGCggatcaatatattaagaaggaaAGTGCATTTGTTTCTTACCAATTGACAGGTCAGAATCATAAGCGACAAGGAACATGTTCATTGAGGAATGTGGAACCTGCAGATTTCTTTTTGTCTGGAATTTTGGAATCTTTCTGCTTTCAGGATTATCTATGATGTGCATTTGAAGCTACAGGAACCAGTTAATCTCTGCCACAAGTTGTTGCAGTTCATGTCATAACTCATGGAAGAGTGAAACTTCCATCACTTCAATATACTCCCTCCGGCTAAAAAAACATGACGCTTGGACCATAGAAAAAGCACTACCGGCAGGTCAATCCTCTGGTCGGGAATATCATGTTTTCCCGGCCGGAGGTAATAACATTTTTTATACAAGTAAAAAGGCAGGCGCTTTAAGGGCCATACATGGAAAAAACTAATAAATGATCAAATTCACCAGGCaactttgccaaaaaaaaaaggacagtCGTTTCCTACTTCTAAGAGAGTAAGAGCCAAAATGTGGCTCATATTTTTCCTTGTCACAAAATGTGCCAATCCTTTTAGTATCTAAACTAATCTATTAACCAAGACACATCAGCACCAGTAAATACTTATACGTGCTTGTGTGTTTTCATCATACTGTGACAGTTTAACAGATATCATTGCTTCATGGGCACTGTCATGTGGTACCAAAGATTGGAATATCAGTTAAAGTGCACAGAATCACAACAAGAATTATCTAGCAAAGTTGAAAGTATGAAACTTACTCGATCCTGTATCTTGTTTGAAAAACTTTTATTTTCATTTCTTAAGAGTACAGTTTGAGTCAGAAGTTCTGCatgaatttccaaattccaAAGAATTAGGAAGTAGCTTGCTCATCCATAGCAGATAAGTCCAGCAGGTTAATTAGAGATACTTCAAGCAACATAAGAAGGTGCATATTGTGTACCATTTCCTAGGTATTTCTCCAATTCTTTCTCACCACTCTCAAGAGTCTCCCACAATGCTTTCCTCAATTCCTCCTGCCCTTGGCTCTTTGTTACAAGGTCATAAGCATAACGCATAACATAGTTGCCGTATGCAGCATCATCATCCATGCATTCCTGATATGATGACTCGTATTGTTTTGGGTTAAAAACCCATTTCTTCGCATCCTTGGTCCACCGCTTCAGTATATAGCTTTCTGGAATTTTGCATATATTCTTGATACTAAGAGCTT
This window of the Panicum virgatum strain AP13 chromosome 1K, P.virgatum_v5, whole genome shotgun sequence genome carries:
- the LOC120704306 gene encoding ammonium transporter 3 member 3 — encoded protein: MAGEIPIAYRNSSSSPDWLNKGDNAWQMTSATFVGLQSMPGLVILYGSIVKKKWAINSAFMALYAFAAVWICWVIWAYNMSFGDRLLPFWGKARPALGQSFLVAQSELTATTVRYHNGSVEAGMLHPFYPAATMVYFQCMFATITIIILAGSLLGRMNIKAWMAFVPLWVTFSYTICAFSLWGGGFLFQWGVIDYSGGYVIHLSSGIAGLTAAYWVGPRSASDRERFPPNNILLVLAGAGLLWLGWTGFNGGDPYSANIDSSMAVLNTHICASTSLLVWTLLDVFFFGKPSVIGAVQGMITGLVCITPGAGLVQGWAAIVMGILSGSIPWYTMMVLHKKWSFMQKIDDTLGVFHTHAVAGFLGGTTTGLFAEPVLCNLFLSIPDSRGAFYGGDGASQFGRQIAGALFVIAWNIIITSIICVLVSLVLPLRISDEQLIIGDDAVHGEEAYAIWAEGELNDITHHDESRHGGIAVGVTQNV